One genomic region from Streptomyces sp. NBC_00457 encodes:
- a CDS encoding SDR family oxidoreductase, with translation MNDYLQYTGKTAVVTGTASGIGRATAKRLVELGAEVHAIDHAPTELPGLASAIQADLALRDDIDRAFAKLPEHIDAFFGVAGVSGLHHDYNTTLLINFGAYKYISDTHLEARMGDGGAIVYVTSMGGINWERYQEELEGLIHVAGWDATVDAIQALGLNDQPGAAAYPLSKRLLNLFMAHSATALGSRGIRVNAVLPTSTETGLTSDFAVMAGGRASLESRAGLNQRLATPEEMADPVVFLNSHAARYISGHPLTVDFGARNLQLLGRTADALDRPLIGNAQATRS, from the coding sequence ATGAACGACTACCTTCAGTACACCGGCAAGACAGCAGTCGTGACCGGCACCGCCTCCGGGATCGGCAGGGCGACGGCGAAGCGCCTCGTCGAACTGGGCGCGGAGGTCCACGCCATCGACCACGCGCCGACCGAACTGCCGGGGCTCGCCTCCGCGATCCAGGCGGACCTGGCGCTGCGCGACGACATCGACCGTGCATTCGCGAAGCTCCCCGAGCACATCGACGCGTTCTTCGGCGTGGCCGGAGTCTCAGGTCTCCATCATGACTACAACACCACACTGCTGATCAACTTCGGTGCCTACAAGTACATCTCGGACACGCACCTGGAGGCGCGGATGGGCGACGGCGGCGCCATCGTCTATGTGACCTCCATGGGCGGTATCAACTGGGAGCGCTACCAGGAGGAACTCGAAGGGCTGATCCATGTCGCCGGGTGGGATGCCACCGTCGACGCGATCCAAGCACTCGGTCTCAACGACCAGCCCGGGGCGGCCGCTTACCCCCTCTCGAAGCGGCTGCTGAACCTGTTCATGGCGCACAGCGCCACCGCGCTCGGAAGCCGCGGAATCCGGGTGAACGCCGTGCTCCCGACGAGCACCGAGACCGGTCTGACGTCGGACTTCGCCGTGATGGCCGGCGGGCGCGCGTCGCTTGAGTCGCGGGCCGGCCTGAACCAACGTCTGGCCACGCCGGAGGAGATGGCGGACCCCGTCGTGTTCCTCAACTCCCATGCGGCGCGGTACATCTCCGGGCACCCACTCACGGTCGACTTCGGCGCCCGCAACCTGCAACTCCTCGGCCGCACTGCCGACGCGCTGGACCGCCCGCTCATCGGGAACGCGCAGGCCACACGCTCCTAA
- a CDS encoding aldehyde dehydrogenase family protein yields the protein MSPTPSGPPSTASPHEERLLIDGELRSAAGSGTFEVLNPADGTVLGKVADAGREDMLDAIAAARRAFEETDWAVDRQFRKRALTQLLDALVEEKDELREELIAEVGAPRMLTHGAQLEEPLQKFRWHIDHIDRFEWVRRLDDAVNRFTNEPSERWVVKEPVGVVAAITPWNFPFGLLLGKLAGALATGNTVVAKPAPETPWNATRIGRLIAERTDIPAGVVNVVPTSNLDAAELLLTDPRVDMVSFTGSTATGQRVLELTAPTFKRTMLELGGKSASIILDDADLTQAIPQALGALAHSGQGCALPTRLLVHRKVYDQVVAGLAQAFQQVSWGDPQDQGTLAGPIISARQRDRVADYIRIGKEEGARLAVGGGVPDRAGFWVEPTLFVDVDNDSTIAQEEIFGPVLTVTPFDTDEEAIRLANASRYGLAGYVASASTERALRIARAIRTGSFMINGGSFSGGDAPFGGYKASGIGREGGREGFEAYTETKTIGSALALPLS from the coding sequence ATGTCCCCTACTCCATCAGGTCCGCCGTCGACAGCGTCTCCACACGAGGAGCGCCTGCTCATCGACGGAGAGCTCCGTAGCGCCGCGGGCAGCGGCACGTTCGAGGTGCTCAACCCGGCGGACGGCACCGTTCTGGGCAAGGTCGCCGACGCCGGCCGGGAGGACATGCTCGACGCGATCGCCGCGGCCCGGCGCGCGTTCGAAGAGACGGACTGGGCCGTCGACCGGCAGTTCCGCAAGCGCGCCCTGACCCAGCTCCTCGACGCGCTGGTCGAGGAAAAGGACGAGCTGCGCGAGGAACTCATCGCGGAGGTCGGAGCTCCGCGCATGCTCACCCACGGTGCTCAGCTGGAGGAACCTCTGCAGAAGTTCCGATGGCACATCGACCACATCGACCGGTTCGAGTGGGTGCGCCGACTCGACGACGCCGTCAACCGGTTCACCAACGAGCCCAGTGAGCGGTGGGTGGTCAAGGAGCCCGTCGGCGTCGTCGCCGCCATCACGCCTTGGAACTTCCCCTTCGGGTTGCTGCTCGGCAAGCTCGCCGGCGCTCTCGCCACCGGCAACACGGTCGTCGCGAAGCCCGCCCCCGAGACACCGTGGAACGCCACTCGCATCGGCCGGCTCATCGCCGAGCGCACCGACATCCCGGCCGGCGTGGTCAACGTGGTGCCGACCAGCAACCTTGACGCGGCCGAACTCCTCCTGACCGACCCGCGCGTCGACATGGTGTCGTTCACCGGCTCCACGGCCACGGGGCAGCGCGTACTCGAACTCACCGCGCCGACCTTCAAGCGCACGATGCTGGAGCTCGGCGGCAAGAGCGCGTCGATCATCCTCGACGACGCGGACCTCACGCAGGCCATCCCGCAGGCGCTCGGCGCGCTCGCCCACTCGGGCCAGGGTTGCGCACTACCGACCCGGCTGCTCGTGCACCGCAAGGTGTACGACCAGGTCGTCGCCGGCCTTGCACAGGCGTTCCAGCAGGTGTCCTGGGGTGACCCTCAGGACCAGGGCACGCTGGCCGGTCCGATCATCTCGGCCCGCCAGCGCGACCGCGTCGCCGACTACATCCGCATCGGCAAGGAAGAGGGCGCGAGGCTCGCGGTCGGCGGCGGTGTCCCCGACCGCGCGGGCTTCTGGGTGGAGCCGACACTCTTCGTCGACGTCGACAACGACTCCACCATCGCACAGGAGGAGATCTTCGGACCGGTGCTCACCGTGACCCCGTTCGACACCGACGAAGAGGCGATCCGGCTGGCCAACGCGAGCCGGTACGGCCTCGCCGGATACGTCGCCTCGGCCTCGACGGAGCGCGCCCTGCGCATCGCACGCGCCATCCGAACCGGCAGTTTCATGATCAACGGTGGCTCGTTCTCCGGCGGGGACGCCCCCTTCGGCGGTTACAAGGCCAGCGGCATCGGCCGCGAGGGCGGCCGCGAGGGCTTCGAGGCCTACACCGAGACCAAGACCATCGGGTCCGCGCTCGCGCTCCCGCTTTCCTGA
- a CDS encoding NAD(P)/FAD-dependent oxidoreductase — protein sequence MRRIVVVGASAAGLAAAETLRREGYDGTLTLVGDEPLALYDRPPLSKQILAAEWEPERLALRTPDALAALNLDLRLGVAATGLEPADRTVELAHGSALPYDGLVIATGVRPRRLPGEGAHILRTLDDALTLRKRLTPGRRLVVVGAGFLGAEAAAVAWRLGCEVTLLEPAPVPLAHAVGMEVGKVLTNAHLERGVKLRCGVTVTEVTEDGVRLADGEVIEADEVLVAVGSLPNTEWLAGSGLTVGDGVVCDEYCAAAPNVYAAGDVARWYNPLFGTSMRIEHRTTAAEQGMAAARNLLRPEAGKPFAPVPYFWSDQYDMKIQAYGYLRGHDEVALVEGDLAERKFVAAYRTGDRVTGALAVGMPPKAIRQWRQAIATGAAWHDSVRTTVTAVES from the coding sequence GTGAGAAGGATCGTCGTCGTCGGCGCCTCGGCCGCCGGACTCGCGGCGGCCGAGACCCTCCGCCGGGAGGGCTACGACGGCACTCTCACCCTGGTCGGCGACGAACCGCTGGCACTCTACGACCGCCCGCCCCTGTCCAAGCAGATCCTGGCCGCGGAGTGGGAGCCCGAGCGGCTGGCGCTGCGCACCCCCGACGCGCTGGCCGCGCTCAACCTCGACCTGCGGCTCGGCGTGGCGGCCACCGGCCTCGAACCGGCCGACCGAACCGTCGAGTTGGCCCACGGATCCGCCCTCCCCTACGACGGGCTGGTCATCGCCACCGGGGTCCGGCCGCGTCGGCTGCCCGGCGAGGGCGCTCACATCCTGCGCACCCTCGACGACGCGCTGACGCTGCGGAAGCGGCTCACCCCGGGCCGACGGCTGGTCGTGGTGGGCGCCGGCTTCCTCGGCGCGGAGGCCGCCGCCGTCGCTTGGCGACTCGGCTGCGAGGTCACCCTCCTCGAACCCGCCCCGGTGCCACTGGCCCACGCCGTCGGCATGGAGGTCGGCAAGGTGCTGACGAACGCCCATCTGGAGCGGGGCGTGAAACTGCGCTGCGGGGTCACCGTCACCGAGGTGACCGAGGACGGGGTGCGGCTCGCGGACGGCGAGGTGATCGAGGCCGACGAGGTGCTGGTCGCCGTCGGCTCCCTGCCCAACACCGAGTGGCTCGCGGGCAGCGGCCTGACCGTCGGGGACGGCGTGGTGTGCGACGAGTACTGCGCGGCCGCCCCGAACGTGTACGCGGCCGGTGACGTCGCCCGCTGGTACAACCCGCTGTTCGGCACCTCGATGCGCATCGAGCACCGCACCACCGCCGCCGAACAGGGCATGGCCGCCGCCCGGAACCTGCTGCGCCCCGAGGCGGGCAAACCCTTCGCGCCGGTGCCGTACTTCTGGTCCGACCAGTACGACATGAAGATCCAGGCCTACGGCTATCTCCGCGGCCACGACGAAGTCGCCCTCGTCGAGGGCGACCTGGCCGAGCGGAAGTTCGTCGCCGCGTACCGTACCGGCGACCGCGTCACCGGCGCCCTCGCCGTCGGCATGCCGCCCAAGGCCATCCGCCAGTGGCGGCAGGCGATCGCGACCGGCGCGGCGTGGCACGACAGCGTGCGCACCACCGTCACCGCAGTGGAGTCCTGA
- a CDS encoding ferredoxin: protein MKVELEADKCVASGQCVLAAMDVFDQDDDGIAILLEEQVGDDRLDDVKEAIAVCPAAAIRLVEQ from the coding sequence ATGAAGGTGGAGCTGGAAGCCGACAAGTGCGTCGCCTCCGGGCAGTGCGTGCTCGCCGCGATGGACGTCTTCGACCAGGACGACGACGGCATCGCGATCCTCCTGGAGGAGCAGGTCGGCGACGACCGGCTCGACGACGTCAAGGAGGCCATCGCGGTCTGCCCGGCCGCCGCCATCCGGCTGGTCGAGCAGTGA
- a CDS encoding cytochrome P450 — protein sequence MADTLAGPVPEAPDSPPEFPMAREARCPFDPPPALKDLQAKTPLAKVRLWDGSEPWLVTRYADQRAILGDPRVSADTDSPGYPTKASPEGGEGKLSFIMMDDPEHARLRRMVTAPFAVKKVEALRPAVQRIVDDLIDGMLSRPGPVDLVEEFALPIPSLVICELLGVPYDDHALFQENTKTMVRTTATPEQRGVATREMAGYLAGQIAKRLAEPKDDLLSSIAGRVTAGEIDHQQATEMALLLLIAGHETTANMIALGTLALLQNPDQLALLRDSDDPKFVAGAVEELLRYLHITHLGRRRAVTEDVEIAGQVVRAGEGVIMANEIANRDPAVFPDPDRLDLTRDARRHVAFGFGVHQCLGQPLARMELQVVYGTLYKRIPTLTLACALEDVRFKNDAFIYGVHELPVSW from the coding sequence ATGGCCGACACCCTGGCAGGACCCGTTCCCGAGGCACCGGACTCGCCCCCCGAGTTCCCGATGGCCCGGGAGGCCCGCTGCCCCTTCGACCCGCCGCCCGCCCTGAAGGACCTCCAGGCGAAGACGCCGCTGGCGAAGGTGCGGCTGTGGGACGGCAGTGAACCGTGGCTCGTGACCCGGTACGCCGACCAGCGCGCCATCCTCGGCGACCCCCGAGTCAGCGCCGACACCGACAGCCCCGGCTACCCGACCAAGGCCAGTCCCGAGGGCGGCGAGGGCAAGCTCAGCTTCATCATGATGGACGACCCCGAACACGCCCGGCTGCGCCGGATGGTGACGGCCCCGTTCGCCGTGAAGAAAGTAGAGGCCCTGCGGCCCGCCGTGCAGAGGATCGTCGACGACCTGATCGACGGGATGCTGAGCCGGCCGGGCCCGGTGGACCTCGTGGAGGAGTTCGCCCTGCCGATCCCCTCCCTGGTGATCTGCGAACTGCTCGGCGTGCCCTACGACGACCACGCGCTGTTCCAGGAGAACACCAAGACGATGGTCCGCACGACCGCGACCCCCGAGCAGCGCGGTGTGGCGACCCGGGAGATGGCCGGATACCTGGCCGGTCAGATCGCCAAGCGGCTCGCCGAGCCGAAGGACGACCTGCTCTCCAGCATCGCGGGTCGGGTCACGGCCGGGGAGATCGACCACCAACAGGCCACGGAGATGGCCCTGCTCCTGCTGATCGCCGGCCACGAGACCACCGCGAACATGATCGCCCTCGGCACCCTCGCCCTCCTCCAGAACCCCGACCAGCTCGCCCTGCTGCGCGACAGCGACGACCCGAAGTTCGTCGCGGGCGCGGTCGAGGAACTGCTGCGCTACCTGCACATCACCCACCTGGGACGGCGTCGCGCGGTGACCGAGGACGTTGAGATCGCCGGCCAGGTCGTCAGGGCCGGCGAGGGCGTCATCATGGCCAACGAGATCGCCAACCGCGACCCCGCGGTGTTCCCCGACCCCGACCGGCTCGACCTCACCCGCGACGCCCGCCGCCACGTCGCCTTCGGCTTCGGCGTCCACCAGTGCCTGGGCCAGCCGCTGGCCCGGATGGAACTCCAAGTCGTGTACGGCACCCTCTACAAGCGCATTCCCACGCTGACGCTGGCCTGCGCGCTGGAGGACGTCCGGTTCAAGAACGACGCGTTCATCTACGGCGTGCACGAACTGCCCGTCTCCTGGTGA
- a CDS encoding response regulator transcription factor, whose product MDGSGARAKPALARGAGQHLLLVVHEPGVAELLSTTLELAGYRTALAGTGGEALERLEEQRFDLMVVDSALPDMVSLAQERPVVAHRPPVLVLTEYDSLGDLVPELGPGERDYVTKPFRVAEVLARVQVLLRDARPGHPRDGTLSYRDLVLDDTLCEARRGTRTLDLTPAEYRLLHHLLANAHRVLSKEQIAQYVWGDHRGDNSIEQLVSRLRRKVDRETPGLIHTRRGFGYWLGHAEAEH is encoded by the coding sequence ATGGACGGCAGTGGCGCCCGAGCGAAACCGGCACTCGCCCGGGGAGCCGGTCAGCACCTCCTACTCGTCGTCCATGAGCCGGGCGTCGCCGAACTCCTCTCCACCACCCTGGAGTTGGCGGGATACCGCACCGCCCTGGCCGGGACCGGGGGCGAGGCTCTGGAGCGGCTCGAGGAGCAGCGGTTCGACCTGATGGTCGTCGACTCGGCGCTGCCGGACATGGTGAGCCTGGCCCAGGAACGGCCCGTCGTGGCCCACCGCCCCCCGGTGCTCGTCCTGACGGAGTACGACTCGCTGGGCGACCTCGTGCCCGAACTGGGCCCGGGAGAACGGGACTACGTCACCAAGCCCTTCCGGGTGGCCGAGGTGCTGGCCCGGGTGCAGGTCCTGCTGCGGGATGCGCGCCCCGGGCATCCGCGGGACGGCACGCTCAGCTACCGCGACCTGGTCCTGGACGACACCCTGTGCGAGGCGCGCCGCGGCACCCGCACCCTGGACCTGACGCCGGCCGAGTACCGGCTGCTGCACCATCTGCTCGCCAACGCCCACAGGGTGCTCTCCAAGGAGCAGATCGCACAGTACGTCTGGGGCGACCACCGCGGCGACAACTCCATCGAGCAACTCGTCTCCCGGCTGCGGCGCAAGGTCGACCGTGAAACGCCCGGCCTGATTCACACACGCCGAGGGTTCGGTTACTGGCTCGGGCACGCCGAAGCCGAGCACTGA
- a CDS encoding sensor histidine kinase translates to MISSMLRRFCGHPRTADTAVATAAFACYFPGSVITLPGQALEVPWWPGALLAGISCIALLWRRTRPRITVAVTIACATVMAAVGYVLTVMLLGPLMAALHSLAVRSDRKTANSFTFTGIAVLLPTALIAGPADEPLILKLIGPAAWLLLPTSLGTASRLRTAHLEAVRARAEHAERTREQEPRHRVTEERLRIARDLHDVVAHHLGLANMQAGAVVRALASRPEEAKKIAAELTGTTASAVREHKATIGLLRHANDPDEPSPPTVGLAQLPDLAASFRHAGLTVTLTSEGEPRPLPARTDLTAYRIVQEALTNVTKHAPTGTAEVQLTYADDLLTITITNSGSTASTDPAFPHGGYGPIGMRERAHAAGGRLRAGHRPRCGFEVVAELPLRLLPLEEPSAKEYTAP, encoded by the coding sequence ATGATCAGCAGCATGCTGCGGCGGTTCTGCGGTCACCCCCGCACCGCCGACACGGCCGTCGCCACCGCGGCCTTCGCCTGTTACTTCCCCGGCAGCGTGATCACGCTGCCGGGCCAGGCTCTGGAGGTTCCGTGGTGGCCCGGGGCGCTCCTGGCCGGCATTTCCTGCATCGCGCTGCTGTGGCGCCGTACGCGGCCCCGCATCACGGTAGCGGTGACCATCGCCTGCGCCACCGTGATGGCCGCTGTCGGTTACGTTCTCACCGTCATGCTGCTGGGACCGCTCATGGCCGCGCTCCACTCGCTGGCCGTGCGCTCCGACCGCAAGACGGCCAACTCCTTCACCTTCACCGGTATAGCGGTGCTCCTGCCCACGGCGCTGATTGCCGGCCCCGCCGACGAACCACTGATCCTCAAACTGATCGGCCCGGCCGCCTGGCTGCTGCTGCCCACCTCCCTCGGCACCGCCAGTCGGCTGCGCACGGCGCATCTGGAGGCCGTCCGGGCCCGCGCCGAGCACGCGGAACGCACCCGGGAGCAGGAACCACGGCACCGTGTCACCGAGGAGCGCCTGCGCATCGCCCGCGACCTGCACGACGTCGTCGCCCATCACCTCGGCCTGGCCAACATGCAGGCTGGTGCCGTAGTCCGCGCTCTGGCCTCCCGCCCCGAGGAGGCGAAGAAGATCGCCGCAGAGCTCACCGGCACCACCGCGTCGGCCGTGCGCGAGCACAAGGCGACCATCGGCCTGCTGCGCCACGCGAACGACCCGGACGAGCCCTCGCCCCCCACTGTCGGTCTCGCCCAACTCCCCGACCTGGCCGCTTCGTTCCGGCACGCCGGGCTCACCGTCACCCTCACCTCCGAGGGAGAACCACGGCCTCTTCCCGCCCGGACGGACCTCACGGCGTACCGCATCGTGCAGGAGGCACTCACCAACGTCACCAAGCACGCCCCCACTGGCACGGCCGAGGTACAGCTCACTTACGCCGACGACCTGCTGACCATCACCATCACCAACAGCGGGAGCACGGCGTCGACCGACCCGGCCTTCCCTCACGGCGGCTACGGGCCCATCGGCATGCGCGAGCGCGCCCACGCGGCCGGAGGCCGTCTGCGCGCGGGCCATCGGCCACGGTGCGGATTCGAGGTCGTCGCGGAACTGCCGTTGCGCTTGCTCCCCCTCGAAGAGCCCTCGGCGAAGGAGTACACGGCGCCATGA
- a CDS encoding sensor histidine kinase: protein MGRTIRQAARATLHLLVAAALAFGLYLFITVLLITAIGTVAVVGAWMLPETVLLIRRIAGAKRALTGGWTGRRIPEAYQPITGPLRERLRTAVRDPGTLTDLRWMAASYVYGALLFAALPLWPLGLVVDGVWCGLLRREAVVLPLVTRLADLEARWSQALLKPSPQALLAARVEELAATRADAIAAHGAELRRIERDLHDGAQARLVALSMRIGLAQRAYDRDPEAARKLLADAQDQAEEALTELRQVVRGIHPPILTDRGLVGAVRALAASSGLEVTMRVDGGLEEGPRAPAAVEAAAYFAVAEALTNAAKHSGSRRATVQLERVPRGLRAVVQDEGMGGADDKGGTGLLGIRRRVAAMDGEVTVTSPAGGPTTIAVELPCVW from the coding sequence ATGGGCAGAACGATCCGGCAGGCAGCGCGGGCCACGCTCCATCTGCTCGTGGCCGCAGCGCTGGCCTTCGGCCTGTACCTGTTCATCACCGTGTTGCTGATCACGGCCATCGGCACGGTCGCGGTGGTCGGGGCGTGGATGTTGCCCGAGACGGTGCTGCTGATCCGCCGGATCGCCGGAGCCAAACGCGCTCTGACGGGCGGCTGGACGGGTCGGCGGATCCCCGAGGCGTACCAGCCGATCACCGGCCCCCTGCGCGAGCGTCTGCGTACCGCCGTCCGTGACCCGGGCACCCTCACCGACCTACGCTGGATGGCCGCCTCCTACGTCTATGGAGCCCTGCTGTTCGCGGCGCTGCCGCTGTGGCCGCTGGGCCTGGTCGTCGACGGGGTGTGGTGCGGGCTGCTGCGCCGCGAGGCGGTCGTCCTGCCGTTGGTCACCCGCCTCGCCGACCTGGAGGCCCGCTGGTCCCAGGCCCTGCTCAAACCCTCGCCCCAGGCGCTGCTGGCCGCGCGGGTCGAGGAACTGGCCGCCACCCGGGCGGACGCGATCGCCGCGCACGGCGCCGAGCTGCGCCGTATCGAGCGGGACCTGCACGACGGGGCACAGGCCCGCCTGGTTGCGCTGTCCATGCGGATCGGGCTCGCGCAACGGGCGTACGACCGTGATCCCGAAGCCGCGCGCAAGCTGCTGGCCGACGCTCAGGACCAGGCCGAGGAGGCGCTGACCGAGCTGAGGCAGGTGGTACGCGGCATCCACCCGCCGATCCTCACCGACCGCGGTCTCGTCGGCGCCGTACGGGCGCTGGCGGCCAGCAGCGGGCTCGAGGTGACCATGCGGGTGGACGGCGGACTTGAGGAGGGGCCGCGGGCTCCGGCGGCGGTGGAGGCGGCGGCCTACTTCGCCGTCGCCGAAGCGCTCACCAACGCCGCCAAGCACAGCGGTTCACGGCGCGCGACCGTTCAACTGGAGCGCGTCCCCAGGGGTTTGCGGGCCGTCGTCCAGGACGAGGGGATGGGCGGAGCCGACGACAAGGGCGGCACCGGACTGCTCGGCATCCGACGGCGCGTCGCAGCTATGGACGGTGAGGTGACCGTGACCAGCCCCGCGGGGGGACCGACGACGATTGCCGTGGAGCTGCCGTGCGTGTGGTGA
- a CDS encoding response regulator transcription factor → MRVVIAEDNALLREGLVLLLTSSGHEVVAVAGSGPEIMPALLQHRPDVAVLDVRMPPGFRDEGLRAALEAREKIPGLPVLVLSQYVEESYAAELLGGGASGVGYLLKDRVGRVDEFLDALERVASGGTALDPEVVTELLTRRRDSPLDSLTPREREVLKLMAEGHDNATIAKTLVITERSVSKHIGNVFLKLHLPPSDSGHRRVLAVLAYLNDHQQKES, encoded by the coding sequence GTGCGCGTGGTGATCGCCGAGGACAACGCTCTGCTCAGGGAAGGGCTCGTGCTGCTGCTGACCTCGTCCGGGCACGAGGTCGTGGCCGTGGCCGGCAGCGGGCCGGAGATCATGCCCGCGCTGCTGCAGCACCGCCCGGACGTGGCCGTGCTGGACGTACGGATGCCGCCAGGCTTCCGCGATGAGGGCCTGCGGGCCGCCCTGGAGGCACGGGAGAAGATCCCCGGGCTGCCGGTGCTGGTCCTGTCCCAGTACGTCGAGGAGTCGTACGCCGCCGAGCTGCTCGGCGGCGGGGCGAGCGGGGTCGGCTATCTGCTCAAGGACCGGGTGGGCCGGGTCGACGAGTTCCTGGACGCCCTGGAGCGGGTCGCCTCCGGCGGTACGGCACTGGACCCGGAGGTGGTGACCGAACTGCTGACGCGCCGCCGGGACTCACCCCTTGACTCCCTCACCCCGCGCGAGCGCGAGGTGCTGAAGCTGATGGCGGAGGGGCACGACAACGCCACCATCGCCAAGACGCTGGTCATCACCGAGCGGTCGGTCAGCAAGCACATCGGCAACGTCTTCCTGAAGCTGCACCTTCCGCCCAGCGACAGCGGGCACCGCCGGGTGCTCGCTGTGCTGGCCTACCTCAACGACCATCAGCAGAAGGAGTCTTGA
- a CDS encoding SGNH/GDSL hydrolase family protein, whose protein sequence is MAPHIRTVLVGALVTCGTLATVVGVARNEHDQAQAAPAAKGPYVALGDSYTAGPKIPGQTGTPAGCDRSDHNYPALVASHLGVEDTDFRDVSCSGATITALTRPQLTDHGTNPPQLAALSPKTRLVTLGIGGNDIGFGSMIKRCVTMGVAYQALGSGKYIPEDTPCKRHYVDRGTDEVERKIETAGERLAGALTKINRRAPQARVYVVGYPAILPADGTGCGGDLPLAPGDMSYLREKEQQLNSELRERAQASGAVYVDTYGPSEGRDACSDAATRWIEPLVPSSPAAAVHPNARGERGMADAVLDVLR, encoded by the coding sequence ATGGCACCTCACATCCGGACCGTACTGGTCGGCGCCCTCGTCACCTGCGGCACGCTGGCCACCGTGGTCGGCGTCGCCCGGAACGAGCACGACCAGGCCCAAGCCGCCCCCGCTGCGAAAGGCCCGTACGTCGCCCTCGGCGACTCCTACACCGCCGGCCCGAAGATCCCCGGCCAGACAGGCACCCCGGCCGGCTGCGACCGCTCCGACCACAACTACCCGGCACTGGTCGCCTCACATCTTGGCGTGGAGGACACCGACTTCCGCGATGTCAGCTGCAGCGGCGCCACCATCACCGCCCTGACCAGACCTCAGCTCACGGACCACGGCACCAACCCGCCCCAGCTCGCAGCGCTTTCGCCGAAGACCCGCCTGGTCACCCTCGGCATCGGCGGCAACGACATCGGCTTCGGCTCGATGATCAAGCGGTGCGTCACGATGGGGGTGGCGTACCAGGCCCTCGGCAGCGGCAAGTACATCCCCGAGGACACCCCTTGCAAACGGCACTACGTCGACCGCGGCACCGACGAGGTGGAGCGGAAGATCGAGACCGCGGGCGAACGGCTGGCCGGCGCGCTGACGAAGATCAACCGCCGCGCGCCCCAGGCCCGGGTCTACGTCGTCGGCTATCCGGCGATCCTGCCCGCCGACGGCACCGGCTGCGGCGGCGACCTGCCCCTCGCGCCTGGCGACATGAGCTACCTGAGGGAGAAGGAGCAGCAGCTCAACAGCGAGCTGCGGGAGCGGGCTCAGGCGTCCGGAGCAGTGTACGTCGACACGTACGGTCCGTCCGAGGGCCGCGATGCCTGCTCGGACGCGGCCACCCGCTGGATCGAACCCCTTGTCCCCAGCAGCCCGGCCGCAGCCGTCCACCCCAACGCGCGCGGCGAACGCGGGATGGCGGACGCCGTGCTGGATGTCCTCCGGTGA